A portion of the Vicinamibacterales bacterium genome contains these proteins:
- a CDS encoding BatA and WFA domain-containing protein, translating into MSFLTPLYLAGAALIALPIVLHLLRRDVAPPVPFTAVRLLRKTAVDRSRRHRLRDLLLLAARVAALLLLAASFARPYRAGAAATTRTTVIAIDRSFSMGSPALLDRARTLARDAIDAAAGDRLAVIGFDDRADVLAAPGPAADARAAVAEVQAGFGGTRYAAALDKAAELLANETSGRVVLIGDLQRSGFDLAGAVLPEGVELTVRDAGAPPPNLAVSRLAGDPARRRAVATVRNSARSARTTDIRLSAGGGAPAVKRVTVPPGDAADVAFDIPADAASLHAAIDDGEGLAADNERFAIVERRSVPRVLIATGGPASQTGFYLSRALEAQDDDGPEFIAQAVTGGALSTMTPAQVQDYAVIAILATHGLDRRAGDLLRAHLQRGGGIFIAAGPDVDAAVLSTLLDWRPPLAPRDGRQAGVMAVTDLRHPVFKPFDAVAANFGQVAFDRTWRIDDGDAWRVAARFTTGAPALVERSGPGRVLLFTSDVDRRWNDLPLHPAFVPFTQEVARYLGARPAPPSAYLVADVPAGTAPRPGFAQIAGRTVAVNVDARESALDRVTPAEFQQLVARSGADTLPKAQRLARESEGLQNYWRYGLMLLLATLVVEAFVGSR; encoded by the coding sequence ATGTCGTTTCTCACGCCGCTGTATCTCGCCGGCGCCGCGCTGATCGCGCTGCCCATCGTGCTGCACCTGCTGCGCCGCGACGTGGCGCCGCCGGTGCCGTTCACGGCCGTGCGGCTCCTGCGCAAGACGGCGGTGGACCGCTCGCGGCGTCATCGGCTGCGCGATCTCCTGCTGCTCGCGGCGCGCGTGGCGGCGCTGCTGCTGCTGGCCGCCTCGTTCGCGCGTCCCTACCGCGCCGGCGCCGCGGCGACAACGCGGACGACGGTCATCGCGATCGACCGGTCGTTCAGCATGGGATCGCCGGCGCTGCTCGACCGGGCGCGGACGCTGGCGCGGGACGCGATCGACGCCGCCGCCGGCGATCGTCTCGCGGTCATCGGGTTCGACGACAGGGCCGACGTCCTGGCGGCGCCCGGACCCGCGGCCGACGCGCGCGCCGCCGTCGCCGAGGTGCAGGCCGGCTTTGGCGGCACGCGCTACGCTGCGGCGCTCGACAAGGCCGCAGAGCTGCTGGCGAACGAGACGTCCGGACGGGTGGTGCTCATCGGCGACCTGCAGCGCAGCGGCTTCGACCTCGCCGGCGCCGTGCTGCCGGAAGGCGTCGAACTGACGGTGCGCGATGCGGGCGCGCCGCCGCCAAATCTCGCCGTCAGCCGCCTGGCAGGCGACCCCGCCCGGCGACGGGCCGTGGCCACCGTCCGCAACAGCGCGCGCTCGGCCAGGACCACTGACATCCGCCTGTCGGCGGGCGGCGGCGCGCCGGCGGTGAAGCGGGTTACCGTGCCGCCCGGCGACGCGGCTGACGTCGCGTTCGACATCCCGGCAGACGCGGCGTCGCTGCACGCCGCGATTGACGATGGCGAGGGGCTCGCGGCGGACAACGAGCGGTTTGCGATTGTCGAACGCCGGTCGGTTCCGCGGGTGTTGATCGCCACCGGCGGTCCGGCCTCGCAGACCGGGTTCTATCTATCGCGCGCGCTCGAGGCCCAGGACGACGACGGGCCCGAGTTCATCGCGCAGGCGGTCACCGGCGGCGCGCTGTCGACGATGACGCCAGCGCAGGTGCAGGACTACGCGGTGATTGCGATTCTGGCCACCCACGGCCTCGATCGGCGCGCCGGGGACCTGCTGCGGGCGCATCTGCAGCGCGGCGGCGGCATCTTCATCGCTGCCGGTCCCGACGTCGATGCGGCGGTGCTGTCGACCCTGCTGGACTGGCGTCCGCCGCTCGCGCCGCGCGACGGCCGGCAGGCCGGCGTCATGGCCGTGACCGATCTGCGGCATCCCGTGTTCAAGCCCTTCGACGCCGTCGCCGCCAACTTCGGGCAGGTCGCGTTCGATCGCACCTGGCGGATCGACGACGGCGATGCCTGGCGGGTGGCCGCCCGGTTCACGACCGGCGCCCCCGCGCTGGTGGAGCGCTCCGGCCCCGGACGCGTGCTCCTGTTCACGTCCGACGTGGATCGCCGCTGGAACGATCTACCGCTGCATCCGGCGTTCGTGCCGTTCACGCAGGAGGTGGCGCGGTATCTCGGGGCCCGGCCGGCGCCGCCATCCGCGTATCTCGTCGCCGACGTGCCGGCAGGCACCGCCCCGCGTCCCGGGTTCGCGCAGATCGCGGGTCGCACCGTCGCGGTGAACGTCGATGCTCGCGAGAGCGCTCTCGATCGCGTCACGCCCGCCGAATTCCAGCAGCTGGTCGCGCGGTCGGGCGCCGACACGCTGCCGAAGGCGCAGCGGCTGGCACGCGAGAGCGAAGGGCTGCAGAACTACTGGCGTTACGGGCTGATGCTGCTGCTCGCGACGCTCGTCGTGGAGGCGTTCGTTGGATCTCGATAG
- a CDS encoding DUF58 domain-containing protein, whose protein sequence is MPPASASRDLRFLDPAVIARLGSMELKARTVVEGFLSGLHRSPYKGFSVEFAEYREYLPGDDLSTLDWKVYARSDRHYVKKFEEETNVECHILLDVSASMAYRGGAAMSKVEYGSVLAASLAYLMHRQRDATGLIEFDERIKGRLPASARPGHLHAILLALEKVAPGSKSDLGRPLHQLAEALGKRSLAVVISDLLDEPDTAIRGLKHLRFRGTDVIVFQVLDPHEIRFPFRGASRFTDVESQDEITADPARVREGYLEAMEALRARYEKELRGAGIDFLTLDTSKPLDFALLAYLDARGRRK, encoded by the coding sequence ATGCCGCCTGCTTCCGCCTCCCGCGATCTGCGCTTTCTCGATCCCGCCGTCATCGCGCGGCTCGGGTCGATGGAGCTGAAGGCGCGTACGGTGGTGGAAGGCTTCCTCTCCGGCCTGCACCGCAGCCCCTACAAGGGATTCAGCGTCGAGTTCGCCGAGTACCGCGAGTACTTGCCGGGGGACGATCTCTCGACGCTCGACTGGAAGGTCTACGCGCGCTCGGACCGGCACTACGTCAAGAAGTTCGAGGAAGAGACCAACGTCGAGTGCCACATCCTCCTCGACGTCAGCGCCTCGATGGCGTACCGCGGCGGCGCGGCGATGAGCAAGGTCGAATACGGCAGCGTGCTCGCCGCGTCGCTCGCCTACCTGATGCACCGGCAGCGCGATGCCACCGGGCTGATCGAGTTCGACGAGCGCATCAAGGGGCGGCTGCCGGCGAGCGCCCGGCCCGGGCACCTGCACGCCATCCTTCTCGCGCTCGAGAAAGTGGCGCCCGGATCGAAGTCCGATCTCGGCCGTCCGCTGCACCAGCTCGCCGAGGCGCTGGGCAAGCGCAGTCTCGCGGTCGTGATCTCGGACCTGCTCGACGAGCCCGACACCGCGATCCGCGGACTGAAGCACCTCCGGTTCCGCGGCACCGACGTGATCGTCTTCCAGGTGCTCGATCCCCACGAGATCCGCTTTCCGTTCCGCGGCGCCTCGCGCTTCACCGACGTCGAGAGCCAGGACGAAATCACGGCGGACCCGGCGCGCGTCCGCGAGGGATATCTCGAGGCGATGGAAGCGCTGCGCGCGCGGTATGAGAAGGAGCTGCGCGGCGCCGGCATCGACTTCCTCACCCTGGATACGTCCAAGCCGCTCGACTTCGCGTTGCTGGCGTACCTCGACGCCCGCGGCAGGCGGAAGTGA